In the genome of Larus michahellis chromosome 26, bLarMic1.1, whole genome shotgun sequence, the window CCCGGCCCCGAAACGGCGAGTCTTCCCCCTCTTGCCGGTGCGAGACCAGACGGTCAGTTCGCAGCGGGTGCCCACCACCAAGGAGGAGATGCTGttgccccagccccggggcatGTAGGGCACGTCATCGCCGGGGTCCACCACCAGGACCTCCCCCGCGCAGCACTGGTCGTAGTAGGGGCTGTTGTCGGTGTAGAGCTGGGCGCAGATGCGGGTGCCGTTGGCCGTCCGCAgggcggagggggccgggcaCTGCGCCTCGGCCCCcgtcaccgccgccgccgccaccagcAAGGCCACCAACGCCGCCGCCATCGCCCTCCCCCCTGCTGGCCCCGCTGCCGCGCAGATATACCCGCGCCCAAGGACAGGgtgatgcgggggggggggcggcgagaTAACACAGGCGTCTgggtcccccaccccccccaaaggCCTGCAGCCACCCCCTTCCTgggaagggacccaggtgtctcccccccaccccgccccgggacctccctcctcctcttcctcccccctgggaagggacccaggtgtctccCCCCACCCTAAGGATCTCCActgccccccccaaaacacccaccccccctgggaagggacccaggcatccaggaacccccccctcctccttgaGAacggacccaggtgtctgggcccccccccctccatgacCTACACCCACCCCCCCCTACTCTGGGAAGGCACCCAGGCAtccggggacccccccctccgcctTGAGAAGGACCCAGGCCTCTGGGCCCCCCCCGGGACCTCCACccccctgggaagggacacaggCGTTTGGGTCCCCCCCCTtgagaggggacccaggtgtcctgtcgtctgccccccccccccccgcccatctcCTTGACCGTGgccttggggaaactgaggcacgtggagggggggcaggcgggggaccCAGGTGTGCTGTATGCAAATGAGGGAGGGTAATTAGCCGGGGGGGGACATGACAGTAATGGAGGGGGTGCATGCTCCGTCCCCTGATTTGCATATTAATGACCTtgcgggcgggggggtgcccgGTGGTCTCCGGGCAGCAGCAtcattcttcccccccccccccgtctcctgGCAACTGTATCCTGGCAACCGGCCCTGGCAACCGTATCCCGGCATCCGCGGGGGGGGCACCCTCATTAGCATAGCCCCACCCCCTCGGTGGCGCCCACCTCATTAGCATACTAAAGAGCTCATTTGCATGCAGGGAGCTGCCTctgatggggcgggggggggggggggacacacggagagGGGATCCTCCAGGGTCTCGTATGAGGCTGGGGCTCCCCGGATCGCCCCCCCCCGAGacagaggggaccccccccccggaaaGAGGGGacccccgggagccccccagAGCCTCCCAAAAGACAcagagggacccccccccagaaaGAGAGATCAACCCCCCCGCCCAAAGACAGAGAGGGATCCCCCCCCAGACAAAGTGGGCTCCCCCAGAGACAGAGGGgaccccctgtgtcccccccccggcagagAGGCCCCCCCCCAAAGAGAGAGCGGCTCCCCCTCCTCTTCACACACAAAAGGTTTAATcgccccgggcggggggggcacaggtTTTTAATGTAAAAACTTGTGTTAAACACTGcagcgggccggggggggcccgggggggcggcTGGTGGGGCGAGATGGGGGGAAAGTAGGACTGGGGGGGGCAGATTGGGGGGGTAGGGGGCAAATAGGGGGGTgatggggcagcggggggggtgTGAAGGGgtaaatggggctggggggggcatggggggggttATCCAGACCAGCCAGATAGGAGCCCCGGGCCgaggcgggggggacaggggacaagggggggggacacaagggggacccaggcgtccgggaccccccccgtgaggggttttttttgggggggagggggttgggttggggttcgggtggggggggggggctgcggttCTCGTGTCATCTGTGCAGACATGTCAGTGGCGTGTGcggggcccccccgccgccggcccggccgaAGGCACCGCGGCGGGGGGCAGGCCGGGGGGGGCGCACACGCGTGTCGGGGCACCCACAAGTCCCAGGGTCCGTGTCCCCCATCGGGGGTGCCCCCCGGGGACAGGGAGGTTGCATACGGgtgcccctggggggggggcacatggatACCGATGGGGGAGAGCACGCGGgtgccggggttggggggggcccaTGGGTGCCCGCGGGGACTCGGGGAGCGCCCCGCGGGGGCTTGTGGGGGTGTCGGCTGGCACCCGGGGGCACGCAGGGGCACCCGAGGGTGGGTTCGGGCACCCAACAGCACCCGAGGGTGCCCAGGAGCACCCAAAGCTGTCGCGTTTGGTCCCCCAGGAGCACCCGAGGGGGCCCAGGACCACCTAAGGCTGTATTTGGGGAGCCAAGGGTGCCCAGGAACACCCACGGATCCGTTTGGACACCCAAGAGCACCCAAAGGCGCTGTGTTCAGGAACCTAGGACCACCCAAGGGTGCCCAGGAGCACCCAAGGGTGCATTTTgtcccccaggagcacccaaggGTCCATTCGGACACCCaagggcacccaagggtgctgcaTTTGGTTCCCCAGGACCACCCAAAGGTCCGTTCAGACATCCAGGAGCACCCAAGGGTGCccaggagcacccatgggtgctgcgtTTGGTCCTCCATGAGCACCCAAGGGTCCATTCGGACACCCGCAAGCACCCAAGAGTCCATTTGGACACGAAAGGGTACCCAAGGGTGCTACGTTTGGTTCCCCAGGAGCACCCAAGCGGCTGTTTGGACACCCAggagcacccaagggtg includes:
- the SYCN gene encoding syncollin, with amino-acid sequence MAAALVALLVAAAAVTGAEAQCPAPSALRTANGTRICAQLYTDNSPYYDQCCAGEVLVVDPGDDVPYMPRGWGNSISSLVVGTRCELTVWSRTGKRGKTRRFGAGAVPRLQEVRLGLFGDWNNAISSYYCKCN